In Mustela lutreola isolate mMusLut2 chromosome 1, mMusLut2.pri, whole genome shotgun sequence, one genomic interval encodes:
- the LOC131809162 gene encoding large ribosomal subunit protein eL43-like, with protein MAKRTKKVGIVGKYGTRYGASLRKMVKKIEIRQHAKYTCSFCGKTKMKRRAMGIWHCGSCMKTVAGGAWTYNTTSAVTVKSAFRRLKELKDQ; from the coding sequence ATGGCTAAACGCACCAAGAAGGTCGGAATCGTGGGCAAATATGGGACCCGTTATGGTGCCTCCCTCAGGAAGATGGTGAAGAAGATTGAGATACGCCAGCACGCCAAGTACACTTGCTCCTTCTGTGGCAAAACCAAGATGAAAAGACGAGCTATGGGGATCTGGCATTGTGGCTCCTGCATGAAAACCGTCGCTGGTGGCGCCTGGACCTACAACACCACTTCTGCTGTCACAGTAAAGTCTGCATTCAGAAGACTGAAGGAGTTGAAAGACCAGTAG